One segment of Trichlorobacter ammonificans DNA contains the following:
- a CDS encoding alpha-amylase family glycosyl hydrolase has product MTIPSAMTSYFPLSFPLSAAARHILNLAPFLDDFGRHTYPQIIACRRIAAALSAGSANGERPVSAATLLLYGTLLDIWRYLIDEIVAGEQREPLLTALKQCGLPPDDGAVQVTCRTFLHLFPPRPELVASPRQHLLLRELLLLHISADNRAVDPFRLLQDDRELAATSPYRQVAGHLEQSLATGPLLPGFGMTLPEVLRAPLRAAPDSLAAQLGFVRDHWGELLPPELLEELLVSFDILEEERRSRSAGGPGPSPVLSFGKAGSDGAAGGGLAPEHLAGYDQPEYEAFSRDADWMSNVVMMAKMTHVWLDQLSRSHSYPITRLDQVPDAELDRLASWGFSGLWLIGLWERSPASRRIKELCGNPDAHASAYSLFDYTIAADLGGESAFLNLKERAWQRGIRLASDMVPNHTGIYSRWVLEHPHWFIQSDHCPFPTYQFTGEDLSHEPSVTLQIEDGYWTRRDAAVVFRMIDRRDGRTRYIYHGNDGTSIPWNDTAQLNYLLAEVREAVIRTILHVARLTPIIRFDAAMTLAKKHYQRLWFPQRGLGGGIPSRAEHAMGRDEFDAVFPVEFWREVVDRMAVEAPDTLLLAEAFWMMEGYFVRTLGMHRVYNSAFMNMLKQEENHKYRQTIRNVLEFNPEILKRFVNFMNNPDEKTAVEQFGSQGKYFGVCVLLATMPGLPMFGHGQIEGFKEKYGMEYRRAYWQEAVDDGLLRGHELWIFPLLKRRWLFSGSEHFIFYDFVTHDGGVDDNVFAYSNRAGNDRVLVLYHNRFDRTAGWLRDSVPFSTDTGTGGRELRSTTLAAALGVEQQHDGYLLFRDLARDLEFIRPVAEVREKGLFADLGDYEFHVFLDFRHRIEEEDGYWGKLCAHLGGRGVASLDEERIQLEYATLITAFEGLLHLLPSATGTPLPADELSVALGRYQDELLSVADQAETDAIITTLRDACRPALCRKAVRLLRNQGVTRTQLVLSPRERRLALATSLLRKLFTPPSSDLLHHHGLDRPLAAFITDDPLAERAWGRWNAALCSATATACSAWSASSLPTTGGRCSAVLATEEVRSFLLVHEDNGILWFNKERFEELFCRLTLHTAFDAARKLPVPVVPAAKLLDLAAAAGYRLRSLLHLLAGGAAE; this is encoded by the coding sequence ATGACCATCCCTTCCGCCATGACGTCCTATTTTCCCCTCTCCTTTCCCCTGTCAGCAGCGGCACGACACATCCTGAACCTAGCCCCTTTCCTGGACGACTTCGGGCGACATACCTATCCGCAGATCATCGCCTGCCGCCGTATCGCCGCCGCCCTCAGCGCCGGTTCCGCCAACGGGGAACGCCCGGTATCGGCGGCTACCCTGCTGCTGTACGGCACCCTGCTGGACATCTGGCGCTACCTGATCGACGAGATTGTTGCCGGAGAGCAGCGGGAGCCCCTGCTCACGGCACTGAAGCAGTGCGGACTGCCGCCGGATGATGGGGCGGTGCAGGTCACCTGCCGGACCTTTCTTCACCTGTTTCCTCCCCGCCCGGAACTCGTCGCAAGCCCCCGTCAGCACTTGCTGCTGCGGGAACTGTTGCTGCTGCATATCAGCGCCGACAATCGCGCCGTTGATCCGTTCCGCCTGCTGCAGGACGACCGCGAGCTTGCCGCCACCTCTCCCTACCGCCAGGTTGCCGGCCATCTTGAGCAAAGCCTCGCCACTGGCCCACTCCTGCCCGGTTTCGGCATGACCCTGCCGGAAGTACTGCGGGCGCCGCTCAGAGCCGCCCCCGATTCCCTGGCAGCCCAACTGGGCTTCGTCCGCGATCACTGGGGTGAACTGCTGCCACCGGAGCTGCTGGAAGAGTTGCTGGTATCCTTCGACATCCTTGAAGAAGAGCGGCGAAGCCGGAGTGCCGGTGGGCCGGGACCGAGCCCCGTACTCAGCTTCGGCAAAGCCGGGAGTGACGGAGCTGCTGGTGGCGGGTTAGCGCCGGAGCATCTGGCCGGGTATGACCAGCCGGAATATGAGGCCTTTTCCCGGGATGCCGACTGGATGTCCAACGTGGTGATGATGGCCAAAATGACCCATGTCTGGCTTGACCAGCTTTCCCGCAGCCACAGTTACCCGATCACCCGCCTCGACCAGGTTCCCGATGCCGAACTGGACCGGCTCGCCTCTTGGGGCTTCAGCGGTCTCTGGCTGATCGGGCTCTGGGAGCGCTCGCCGGCTTCCCGGCGCATCAAGGAGCTGTGCGGCAATCCCGATGCCCACGCCTCGGCCTACTCGCTGTTCGATTACACCATCGCCGCAGACCTGGGAGGGGAATCAGCCTTTCTCAACCTGAAGGAGCGTGCCTGGCAGCGCGGCATCCGGCTGGCCAGCGACATGGTGCCCAACCACACCGGCATCTACTCCCGCTGGGTGCTGGAGCATCCCCACTGGTTCATCCAGAGCGATCACTGTCCGTTTCCCACCTACCAGTTCACCGGTGAAGACCTCTCCCACGAGCCCTCGGTCACCCTCCAGATCGAGGACGGCTACTGGACCAGGCGCGATGCAGCGGTGGTCTTCCGGATGATCGACCGTCGGGACGGCCGCACCCGCTACATCTACCACGGCAACGACGGCACCAGCATCCCCTGGAACGATACGGCCCAGCTCAACTACCTGCTGGCCGAGGTGCGGGAGGCGGTGATCCGTACCATTCTGCACGTGGCGCGCCTGACCCCGATCATCCGCTTCGACGCCGCCATGACCCTGGCGAAAAAGCATTATCAGCGGCTCTGGTTCCCCCAGCGGGGACTGGGAGGCGGCATCCCGTCCCGCGCGGAACATGCCATGGGTCGGGACGAGTTCGACGCCGTCTTTCCCGTGGAGTTCTGGCGCGAGGTGGTGGACCGGATGGCGGTGGAAGCGCCGGACACCCTGCTGCTCGCTGAGGCGTTCTGGATGATGGAGGGCTACTTCGTCCGCACCCTGGGGATGCACCGGGTCTACAACTCCGCCTTCATGAACATGCTCAAGCAGGAGGAAAACCACAAGTACCGTCAGACCATCAGAAACGTGCTCGAGTTCAACCCCGAGATCCTCAAGCGCTTCGTCAACTTCATGAACAACCCCGACGAAAAGACCGCCGTCGAGCAGTTCGGCAGCCAAGGCAAGTACTTCGGCGTCTGCGTCCTGCTGGCCACCATGCCGGGACTGCCGATGTTCGGTCACGGCCAGATCGAGGGGTTCAAGGAAAAGTACGGCATGGAATACCGTCGGGCCTACTGGCAGGAAGCGGTGGACGACGGACTGCTCAGGGGGCATGAACTCTGGATATTCCCGCTGCTGAAGCGTCGCTGGCTCTTTTCCGGTTCCGAACATTTCATCTTCTACGATTTCGTCACCCATGACGGCGGAGTGGACGACAACGTCTTCGCCTACAGTAACCGCGCCGGCAACGACCGTGTTCTTGTTCTGTATCATAACCGCTTCGACCGCACCGCCGGTTGGCTGCGCGACTCCGTTCCCTTCTCCACCGACACCGGCACGGGCGGGCGCGAACTGCGCTCTACCACCCTGGCGGCTGCCCTGGGAGTCGAGCAGCAGCATGACGGCTACCTGCTGTTCCGGGACCTTGCCCGCGACCTGGAATTCATCCGGCCAGTTGCGGAAGTGCGGGAGAAGGGGCTTTTTGCCGACCTTGGCGACTATGAATTCCACGTCTTCCTTGATTTCCGCCACCGCATTGAGGAGGAGGACGGATACTGGGGCAAGCTCTGCGCCCACCTCGGGGGACGGGGAGTTGCAAGTCTCGATGAGGAGCGTATCCAGCTTGAGTACGCTACGCTGATTACCGCATTCGAGGGGCTCCTGCACCTGCTGCCCAGCGCAACCGGTACGCCGCTCCCCGCCGATGAACTGAGCGTTGCCCTCGGCCGTTACCAGGATGAACTGCTCTCCGTTGCCGACCAAGCGGAGACGGATGCCATCATCACCACCCTGCGCGACGCCTGCAGACCGGCCCTCTGCCGCAAAGCCGTGCGCCTGCTGCGGAACCAGGGGGTTACGCGCACGCAGCTGGTGCTGTCGCCGCGGGAACGGCGCCTGGCGCTGGCCACGTCACTGCTCCGGAAGCTGTTTACCCCCCCCAGCAGTGACCTGTTGCATCACCACGGTCTGGACAGGCCGCTCGCCGCTTTCATCACCGACGACCCCCTCGCCGAACGGGCTTGGGGCAGATGGAATGCCGCGCTTTGCAGTGCCACGGCAACGGCATGCAGCGCCTGGTCTGCCTCGTCCCTCCCCACGACCGGGGGCCGGTGCAGCGCGGTGCTGGCGACCGAAGAGGTACGCAGCTTCCTGTTGGTGCACGAAGATAACGGTATTCTCTGGTTCAACAAGGAGCGGTTCGAAGAGCTGTTCTGCCGGCTGACACTGCACACCGCCTTCGACGCCGCCCGGAAGCTCCCCGTACCCGTGGTACCGGCCGCAAAACTGCTCGATCTCGCGGCGGCGGCCGGTTACCGCCTGCGCAGCCTTCTCCACCTGCTGGCGGGGGGTGCGGCAGAATGA
- a CDS encoding ankyrin repeat domain-containing protein, giving the protein MENVNVKDRNGHTPLISASKEGRVDSVLDLLHRGADITASSEKGKTALHYAAANGQTQIAKMLIEKGAEVDARDRDGHTPLMLAAIYGCNQTVQALLEAGADPRAKTKSGNTAVMYAENNSHPVAATLLKKAERTKPGNA; this is encoded by the coding sequence ATGGAGAATGTCAATGTCAAAGACCGTAACGGCCATACCCCACTGATCAGCGCCTCCAAGGAAGGACGTGTTGACAGTGTCCTGGATCTGCTCCACCGTGGAGCCGACATCACCGCCTCCAGCGAAAAAGGCAAAACCGCTCTGCATTACGCGGCAGCCAATGGACAGACCCAGATTGCGAAGATGCTGATTGAAAAGGGAGCCGAAGTCGACGCACGGGACCGTGACGGTCATACCCCGCTGATGCTGGCCGCCATTTACGGCTGTAACCAGACGGTACAGGCACTGCTCGAAGCAGGAGCCGACCCCCGTGCAAAGACCAAGAGTGGTAACACGGCGGTCATGTACGCGGAAAACAACAGCCATCCCGTAGCCGCAACCTTGCTCAAAAAAGCTGAACGCACCAAACCCGGCAATGCCTGA
- a CDS encoding elongation factor P: MVSTSDFKKGIVVQLDGAPCLILDVVFQSPTARGANTMVKTRYRNLLTAQVLDRTFRSGDKVDEADFERHKGQYLYADGGRGVFMDLETFEQFEMEEEAFSALAPYLLDGTEVTLGLFEGRLVTTELPLTVELTVTETAPVIKHATATAENKDAILETGLKLKVPAYLETGQRIKVDTRDGRFIGRV, from the coding sequence ATGGTCAGTACGTCCGACTTCAAAAAAGGTATCGTCGTACAGTTGGATGGCGCCCCCTGCCTGATTCTGGATGTCGTGTTCCAGTCTCCTACGGCACGTGGCGCCAACACCATGGTCAAGACCCGCTACCGCAACCTGCTCACCGCCCAGGTGCTCGACCGTACCTTCCGCTCCGGCGACAAGGTCGACGAGGCCGACTTCGAGCGTCACAAGGGGCAGTATCTTTACGCCGATGGTGGGCGGGGCGTTTTCATGGACCTGGAAACGTTTGAACAGTTCGAAATGGAGGAGGAGGCATTCTCAGCCCTTGCCCCCTACCTGCTGGACGGCACGGAGGTAACGCTGGGACTCTTCGAGGGCCGACTGGTCACCACGGAGCTTCCGCTGACCGTTGAACTGACCGTTACCGAAACCGCACCGGTCATCAAGCATGCCACGGCCACCGCCGAAAACAAGGACGCCATCCTTGAGACCGGCCTGAAGCTCAAGGTTCCCGCCTACCTGGAAACCGGGCAGCGCATCAAGGTTGATACCCGTGACGGACGCTTCATCGGCAGAGTGTGA
- a CDS encoding Nif3-like dinuclear metal center hexameric protein codes for MNAPKVSDIIGIINKKFPFALAEQWDNTGFQLGDAAAPADSIMVALDPLPSVIEQALANQCRLLITHHPLIFSPLRQITTATAIGRLLLRAATGGLALLSMHTNYDIARDGLNDLLAARIGLQDIRPLKITGHDELVKFVVFVPTDHLEAVREALFEHAASLGNYRNCSFAASGTGTFLPLAGAQPAFGSVGALEAVAEHRLELLVHKDRLPRLIRTLRSVHPYEEPAFDSYPLLNNAPVVGLGRIGTLAEPQHLEALAQQVARDLGCPTVRTVGDPSRPVRTVAVCGGSGASLLREAARAGADVLITGDVKYHDAREAQTLGVALLDAGHFGTERLMVAAVTSFLEDSLARNGFAAVVTAANTETDPFTTVQASP; via the coding sequence ATGAACGCACCAAAAGTTTCTGACATCATTGGAATAATCAACAAAAAATTTCCATTTGCCCTGGCCGAGCAGTGGGATAACACCGGATTCCAACTGGGGGACGCTGCAGCACCGGCCGACAGCATCATGGTAGCGCTTGATCCGCTACCGTCAGTCATCGAGCAGGCGCTCGCCAACCAGTGTCGCCTGCTGATCACCCACCATCCCCTCATTTTCTCCCCACTTCGCCAAATCACGACTGCCACCGCCATCGGCCGCTTACTGCTGAGAGCCGCAACCGGCGGCCTTGCCCTGCTGTCGATGCACACCAACTACGACATTGCCCGGGACGGCCTCAATGATCTCCTGGCGGCGCGTATCGGACTGCAGGATATACGTCCGCTGAAAATCACCGGCCATGACGAGCTGGTAAAATTTGTCGTATTCGTACCAACTGACCACCTGGAAGCGGTGCGGGAGGCACTGTTCGAGCACGCCGCGTCGCTGGGGAACTACCGTAACTGCTCCTTTGCCGCTTCCGGAACCGGTACCTTTCTGCCCCTTGCCGGAGCACAGCCGGCATTCGGCAGTGTCGGCGCCTTGGAAGCGGTTGCCGAGCACCGTCTTGAACTACTGGTGCACAAGGATCGGCTCCCCCGCCTGATTCGCACCCTCCGTTCGGTTCACCCCTATGAAGAGCCGGCGTTTGACAGCTATCCCCTGCTGAACAATGCCCCTGTCGTCGGACTCGGACGGATCGGAACCCTCGCCGAGCCCCAACACCTGGAGGCACTGGCACAGCAGGTTGCACGGGACTTGGGGTGCCCCACCGTGCGCACCGTTGGTGACCCGTCCCGTCCGGTCCGCACCGTTGCCGTCTGTGGCGGCAGTGGCGCCTCTTTGCTGCGGGAAGCGGCTCGTGCGGGTGCGGACGTGCTCATTACGGGCGATGTCAAGTACCACGACGCCCGTGAGGCCCAAACGCTGGGTGTAGCCCTGCTTGATGCGGGACACTTCGGCACGGAACGCCTGATGGTTGCCGCAGTGACATCCTTTCTCGAAGATTCCCTTGCCCGCAACGGGTTTGCCGCCGTGGTCACGGCGGC